One window of Triticum dicoccoides isolate Atlit2015 ecotype Zavitan chromosome 5A, WEW_v2.0, whole genome shotgun sequence genomic DNA carries:
- the LOC119302898 gene encoding low temperature-induced protein lt101.2-like, producing MASRSCTFVEILLAVILPPLGVFLRYGCCSMEFLICLLLTILGYIPGIIYAIYVLVAHGSASEESGKDYDALA from the exons ATGGCGTCCCGGAGCTGCACCTTCGTCGAGATCCTGCTCGCCGTCATCCTGCCGCCGCTCGGCGTCTTCCTCCGCTACGGCTGCTGCAGC ATGGAGTTCTTGATCTGTCTGCTGCTCACCATCCTGGGCTACATCCCCGGCATCATCTACGCCATCTACGTGCTCGTCGCGCATGGCTCGGCCTCGGAGGAGAGCGGCAAGGACTACGACGCCCTTGCTTGA